A window of Lysobacter terrestris contains these coding sequences:
- a CDS encoding TfoX/Sxy family protein — MSQALIEHLRDLFAPLGPISARAMFGGYGLYFDGMIIGVILDEVPYFKTDELTRGDFEAAGCEPAVYDMKGTPLQMSYWSLPDEAMDSPQAMRPWALRAIEAARRKPVKPRRKRPS, encoded by the coding sequence ATGAGCCAGGCGCTGATCGAACACCTGCGCGACCTGTTCGCGCCGCTGGGGCCGATCTCGGCGCGGGCGATGTTCGGCGGTTACGGCCTGTACTTCGACGGGATGATCATCGGCGTGATCCTCGACGAGGTGCCGTACTTCAAGACCGACGAACTCACGCGCGGCGACTTCGAAGCGGCGGGCTGCGAGCCCGCGGTCTACGACATGAAAGGCACGCCGCTGCAGATGAGCTACTGGTCGCTGCCGGACGAGGCCATGGATTCGCCGCAGGCAATGCGGCCGTGGGCGCTGCGCGCCATCGAGGCGGCGCGGCGCAAGCCGGTCAAGCCGAGGCGCAAGCGCCCGTCGTAG
- a CDS encoding DMT family transporter: MNTIASDQPLSGLRSGAWLTPVELGALGAIWGASFLFMRVAANDFGAMPLVEVRLGLGALVLLPFLWRARAQFASRKLWGKLALIGAINSAVPFMLFAWAAQRAPAGVGAISNAMTVLFTALVGFLFFGEKIGAKRAVALFTGFAGVVVLASGKVAGASIGWAVVAGATASFLYGIGINLVRRHLTGLPPAAVAASTLGASTLLTLPFAIANWPDHAIPLKSWLSAGMLGVLCTGVAFVMYYRLIARIGASRASTVTYLIPVFGVAWAWLLLGEALTWTMAISAALILGSVAMSQQPSR; this comes from the coding sequence ATGAACACGATTGCCAGCGATCAACCATTGTCCGGGCTGCGTTCCGGCGCCTGGCTCACGCCCGTCGAGCTCGGCGCGCTGGGCGCCATCTGGGGCGCCTCGTTCCTGTTCATGCGCGTGGCCGCCAACGACTTCGGCGCGATGCCGCTGGTGGAAGTGCGCCTGGGCCTGGGTGCGCTGGTTCTGCTGCCGTTCCTGTGGCGCGCGCGGGCGCAGTTCGCGTCGCGGAAGCTGTGGGGCAAGCTCGCCCTGATCGGCGCGATCAACTCGGCGGTGCCGTTCATGCTGTTCGCCTGGGCCGCGCAGCGCGCGCCCGCGGGCGTCGGTGCGATCTCCAATGCGATGACCGTGCTGTTCACCGCGCTGGTCGGTTTCCTGTTCTTCGGCGAGAAGATCGGCGCCAAGCGCGCGGTCGCGCTGTTCACCGGCTTCGCCGGCGTGGTGGTGCTGGCCAGCGGCAAGGTCGCCGGTGCGAGCATCGGCTGGGCGGTCGTCGCCGGCGCCACGGCGTCGTTCCTGTACGGCATCGGCATCAACCTGGTGCGTCGTCACCTCACCGGCCTGCCGCCGGCCGCGGTGGCCGCATCGACGCTGGGCGCATCGACGCTGCTGACCCTGCCCTTCGCCATCGCCAACTGGCCCGACCATGCGATCCCGCTGAAGTCGTGGCTGTCGGCCGGCATGCTCGGCGTGCTGTGCACCGGCGTCGCCTTCGTCATGTACTACCGCCTGATCGCGCGCATCGGCGCCAGCCGCGCATCGACGGTCACCTACCTGATCCCGGTGTTCGGCGTGGCGTGGGCGTGGCTGCTGCTTGGCGAAGCCTTAACCTGGACGATGGCAATCTCGGCAGCGCTCATCCTCGGCAGCGTGGCCATGAGCCAGCAACCGTCGCGCTGA
- a CDS encoding DUF2785 domain-containing protein yields the protein MLRTFRRFLLATCLLPVGLAPAFAGAACPPAGSDRASLQALKAADFALADTAARERLALGLAGCLGDPDPALRDGIAFEALSTWMRRQQLSDATLAALRDRLRPLLVAEDPRGFQRPFAALVLAEVARTDRIRPWLDAAQREQLVADAVDYLCGVRDYRGYVDGEGWRHGVAHGADFALQLALNPALDAGQLERLRDAVAAQVAPAGHAYIHGESLRLARPIVFIARRDLHDAGDWQRWLQAVAAPAPLPDWNAAFASEAGMVRRHDVLAFVTALYLLAQEQDDAATRERLLPGLRAVLKEMP from the coding sequence ATGTTGCGCACCTTCCGTCGTTTCCTGTTGGCGACCTGCCTGCTCCCGGTCGGGCTGGCTCCGGCATTCGCCGGCGCTGCGTGCCCTCCGGCGGGGAGCGACCGGGCGTCGCTGCAGGCATTGAAGGCCGCCGACTTCGCGCTGGCCGACACCGCCGCGCGGGAGCGGCTGGCACTGGGACTGGCCGGTTGCCTCGGCGATCCCGATCCGGCGCTGCGCGATGGCATCGCGTTCGAGGCGTTGTCCACCTGGATGCGCCGGCAGCAGTTGTCCGACGCCACGCTGGCGGCGCTGCGCGATCGCCTGCGGCCGCTGCTGGTCGCGGAAGATCCGCGGGGATTCCAGCGGCCGTTCGCCGCCCTGGTGCTGGCCGAAGTGGCGCGCACCGATCGCATCCGGCCGTGGCTCGATGCCGCGCAACGCGAACAACTGGTGGCGGACGCGGTCGACTACCTGTGCGGCGTGCGCGATTACCGCGGCTACGTCGACGGCGAGGGCTGGCGCCATGGCGTCGCCCACGGCGCCGACTTCGCCCTGCAGCTGGCGCTGAATCCGGCGCTCGACGCGGGCCAGCTCGAGCGCCTGCGCGACGCCGTCGCGGCGCAGGTGGCGCCGGCCGGTCATGCCTACATCCACGGCGAATCGTTGCGGCTGGCGCGGCCGATCGTCTTCATCGCCCGGCGTGACCTGCACGATGCCGGCGACTGGCAGCGCTGGCTGCAGGCCGTCGCCGCACCCGCGCCGTTGCCGGACTGGAACGCGGCCTTCGCCAGCGAAGCCGGGATGGTCCGGCGCCACGACGTCCTTGCCTTCGTGACCGCGCTGTACCTGCTCGCGCAGGAGCAGGATGATGCGGCGACCCGCGAGCGCCTGCTCCCGGGCCTGCGCGCCGTGCTGAAGGAGATGCCATGA
- a CDS encoding aminomethyltransferase family protein, translating to MFELKHTPFHERTSKLSVPQNWRRWAGHIVLGSYDLHLDREYWAIRDGVAMIDVSPLMKYMIEGPDAARLLHKLTPRDVHRMAVGQVGYTGWCDDEGKLLDDGTIARLDENLFRLTSAEPSLRWLSMNAVGMDVTITEVTEQVAALSLQGPKSRTVLNLCCKKSLDKLKYFRVMSNTLAGKPVTISRTGYTGDLGFEIWMDAADALHVWDALMAAGHDYGIVPCGILAMDMARVEAGLFMIDVDYTAANHAWIEGQKSSPLEMGLDWAVALDKPGYFVGRRALEREHKEGSAWKLVGFEIDWEGMEALFAPVGLPPQVPAMAVRGSLPVMHEGKQVGYASTSTWSPVLKKYIALVHLQRPYYEPGTRLSMEVTVEHKRLHAPGKVVKLPFYEPEWKKK from the coding sequence ATGTTCGAACTCAAGCACACCCCTTTCCACGAGCGCACCTCGAAGCTGAGCGTGCCGCAGAACTGGCGTCGCTGGGCCGGGCACATCGTGCTCGGCTCCTACGACCTGCACCTGGATCGCGAGTACTGGGCGATCCGTGACGGCGTGGCGATGATCGACGTCTCGCCGCTGATGAAATACATGATCGAAGGGCCCGACGCCGCGCGCCTGCTGCACAAGCTCACCCCGCGCGACGTGCACAGGATGGCCGTGGGCCAGGTCGGCTACACCGGCTGGTGCGACGACGAGGGCAAGCTGCTCGACGACGGCACGATCGCGCGCCTGGACGAGAACCTGTTCCGCCTGACCTCCGCGGAGCCGTCGCTGCGCTGGCTGTCGATGAATGCCGTCGGCATGGACGTGACCATCACGGAGGTCACTGAACAGGTCGCCGCGTTGAGCCTGCAGGGGCCGAAGTCGCGCACGGTGCTCAACCTGTGCTGCAAGAAGTCGCTCGACAAGCTCAAGTACTTCCGCGTGATGTCCAACACGCTCGCCGGCAAGCCGGTGACCATCTCGCGCACCGGCTACACCGGCGACCTCGGCTTTGAAATCTGGATGGACGCCGCCGACGCGCTGCACGTGTGGGACGCGCTGATGGCCGCGGGCCACGATTACGGCATCGTGCCCTGCGGCATCCTCGCGATGGACATGGCGCGCGTCGAAGCCGGCCTGTTCATGATCGATGTCGACTACACCGCGGCCAACCATGCGTGGATCGAGGGGCAGAAGTCCTCGCCGCTGGAGATGGGCCTGGACTGGGCGGTTGCGCTGGACAAGCCCGGCTACTTCGTCGGCCGCCGCGCGCTCGAGCGCGAGCACAAGGAAGGTTCGGCGTGGAAGCTGGTCGGCTTCGAGATCGACTGGGAAGGCATGGAAGCGCTGTTCGCGCCGGTCGGCCTGCCGCCACAGGTGCCGGCAATGGCGGTGCGCGGCAGCCTGCCGGTGATGCACGAAGGGAAACAGGTCGGTTACGCCTCCACCAGCACCTGGTCGCCGGTGCTGAAGAAATACATCGCCCTGGTGCACCTGCAGCGCCCGTACTACGAACCGGGCACGCGCCTGTCGATGGAAGTCACCGTCGAACACAAGCGCCTGCACGCACCGGGCAAGGTGGTGAAGCTGCCGTTCTACGAGCCGGAGTGGAAGAAGAAGTGA
- a CDS encoding DMT family transporter, whose translation MAMTDTRKAFLQIHFCVVLWGFTAILGKMISLPALPLVWWRLLIVVAALALVPRVWRGLRAMRPRLMLAYAGIGALVALHWLTFYGAIKLSNASVGATCIALGTVFVAMIEPWLTNTRFSKRELALGVLVLPGVVLVVGGVPHGMRAGIAVGALSAFLVAIFGSLNKRLVEHGDPLTVTALELGAGAIVLTALAPLMPLIFPAFAGDLLVVPGTRDALLLLGLSLACTLLPFTLSLVALRHMSAFAQQLAVNLEPVYAIALAALLLGEQRELSGQFYLGVVIILAAVFIHPLLGQPHRLQPELLGTSESKGAAE comes from the coding sequence ATGGCGATGACCGACACCCGCAAGGCTTTCCTGCAGATCCACTTCTGCGTGGTGCTATGGGGCTTCACCGCGATTCTGGGCAAGATGATCTCGCTGCCGGCCCTGCCGCTGGTGTGGTGGCGCCTGCTGATCGTGGTCGCCGCGCTCGCGCTGGTGCCGCGGGTGTGGCGCGGCCTGCGTGCGATGCGGCCGCGACTGATGCTCGCCTACGCCGGCATCGGCGCGCTCGTCGCGCTGCACTGGCTCACCTTCTACGGCGCGATCAAGCTGTCCAATGCCTCGGTCGGCGCGACCTGCATCGCCCTGGGCACCGTCTTCGTCGCCATGATCGAGCCCTGGCTCACCAACACGCGCTTCTCCAAGCGCGAACTGGCGCTGGGCGTGCTCGTGCTGCCGGGCGTGGTGCTGGTGGTGGGCGGCGTGCCGCACGGGATGCGCGCGGGCATCGCGGTCGGCGCGCTGTCGGCCTTCCTGGTCGCGATCTTCGGCTCGCTCAACAAGCGCCTGGTCGAGCACGGCGATCCGCTCACCGTCACCGCGCTGGAGCTGGGCGCCGGGGCGATCGTGCTGACCGCGCTGGCGCCGCTGATGCCATTGATCTTCCCCGCCTTCGCCGGCGACCTGCTGGTCGTGCCCGGCACCCGCGACGCCCTGCTGCTGCTCGGCCTGTCGCTGGCCTGCACGCTGCTGCCGTTCACCCTCTCCCTGGTCGCGCTGCGGCACATGAGCGCGTTCGCGCAGCAGCTGGCGGTCAACCTCGAGCCGGTCTACGCCATCGCGCTCGCGGCGCTGCTGCTCGGCGAGCAGCGCGAACTTAGCGGGCAGTTCTACCTCGGCGTGGTCATCATCCTGGCGGCCGTGTTCATCCATCCCCTGCTGGGCCAGCCGCACCGCCTGCAACCGGAACTGCTCGGCACCTCCGAAAGCAAGGGCGCGGCGGAATAG
- a CDS encoding phytoene desaturase family protein, with the protein MTSNQYDAIVIGAGHNGLIAAAYLARAGKKVAVLERREVVGGAAVTAEPFPGYRFSQFSYVVSLLRPEIIRDLELPRHGLKILPLPSTVTPLDNGDYLAAWDDHDLTRKELYRHSPRDAEASDEYGRVMARAAKAIKPILGLVPPDPSSLSLRDLKGLLKLGQYGKSLSEKELYQISKLLTQSAGDLLNDWFEFDPLKGTKSASGIIGTFLGPYSPGTAYVLLHHYMGEIDGAFRAWGFCKNGNGGVTQAIASSARALGVDIRTNAAVQQVIVKGGRAAGVALANGDELQAKVVISAADPKRSFLQFVEEKHLPGEFVQQIRNFRVRGSSGKVNIALSELPDFSCLPGEGPMHRGAISISPSMEYIERAYDEAKYGEFAKNPYIDMIIPSMIDRDMAPPGHHVMSCFVQYAPYDIEGGWDDAKRDAFGETVISTIERYAPNIRRAIVGKQVITPKDIENIAGITGGNIFHGELLLHQLFFLRPAPQWADFRTPLPGYYFGASGAHPGGGVMGAAGKLAAQEVLKDWK; encoded by the coding sequence ATGACCTCAAACCAATACGACGCCATCGTCATCGGCGCCGGCCACAACGGCCTGATCGCCGCGGCGTACCTCGCGCGTGCCGGCAAGAAGGTGGCCGTGCTCGAACGCCGCGAAGTCGTCGGCGGCGCGGCCGTCACCGCCGAGCCCTTCCCCGGCTACCGCTTCAGCCAGTTCTCCTACGTGGTGAGCCTGCTGCGCCCGGAGATCATCCGCGACCTCGAACTGCCCAGGCACGGCCTGAAGATCCTGCCGCTGCCCAGCACCGTGACCCCGCTCGACAACGGCGACTACCTCGCCGCGTGGGACGACCACGACCTCACCCGCAAGGAGCTGTACCGGCACTCGCCGCGCGATGCCGAGGCCTCCGACGAATACGGCCGGGTGATGGCGCGCGCGGCCAAGGCGATCAAGCCGATCCTCGGCCTGGTACCGCCGGATCCCTCCTCGCTGAGCCTGCGCGACCTCAAGGGCCTGCTCAAGCTCGGCCAGTACGGCAAGAGCCTGAGCGAGAAGGAGCTGTACCAGATCTCCAAGCTGCTCACGCAGTCGGCGGGCGACCTGCTCAACGACTGGTTCGAGTTCGATCCGCTCAAGGGCACCAAGTCGGCCAGCGGCATCATCGGCACGTTCCTTGGGCCGTATTCGCCGGGCACCGCCTACGTGCTGCTGCACCACTACATGGGCGAGATCGACGGCGCGTTCCGCGCCTGGGGCTTCTGCAAGAACGGCAATGGCGGCGTGACCCAGGCGATCGCCAGTTCCGCGCGCGCGCTCGGCGTCGACATCCGCACCAATGCCGCCGTGCAGCAGGTCATCGTCAAGGGCGGGCGGGCCGCCGGTGTCGCACTCGCGAACGGCGACGAACTGCAGGCCAAGGTGGTCATTTCCGCCGCCGATCCCAAGCGCAGCTTCCTGCAGTTCGTCGAGGAGAAGCACCTGCCCGGCGAGTTCGTGCAGCAGATCCGCAACTTCCGCGTGCGCGGCTCGTCGGGCAAGGTCAACATCGCGCTGAGCGAACTGCCCGACTTCAGCTGCCTGCCCGGGGAAGGCCCGATGCACCGCGGCGCGATCTCGATCAGCCCGAGCATGGAGTACATCGAGCGCGCCTACGACGAAGCCAAGTACGGCGAATTCGCCAAGAACCCCTACATCGACATGATCATCCCGTCGATGATCGATCGCGACATGGCGCCGCCCGGCCACCACGTGATGTCCTGCTTCGTGCAGTACGCGCCCTACGACATCGAAGGCGGCTGGGACGATGCCAAGCGCGATGCGTTCGGCGAAACGGTGATCTCCACGATCGAGCGCTACGCACCGAACATCCGTCGCGCGATCGTCGGCAAGCAGGTGATCACGCCCAAGGACATCGAGAACATCGCCGGGATCACCGGCGGCAACATCTTCCACGGCGAACTGCTGCTGCACCAGCTGTTCTTCCTGCGGCCCGCGCCGCAATGGGCCGATTTCCGCACGCCCTTGCCTGGCTATTACTTCGGCGCGTCCGGCGCGCACCCGGGCGGTGGCGTGATGGGAGCGGCGGGCAAGCTGGCCGCGCAGGAAGTCCTGAAGGATTGGAAGTGA
- a CDS encoding LysR substrate-binding domain-containing protein: protein MALRADLLPALAAFESAARHQNFAHAAEELHLTASAVSHHVRKLESRLGVALFQRHARGVSLTAEGRQLADAAGSAMADMESVVRSLRVARTEQDRVHITTLHSLTYTWLQPRLPQFAALHPHIRLTVDTEVALTRFDEGGPDLGIRHGPGHWPGLTAHHLMDDYLFPVASPSLPGVDAVRDPAQIAQLPLVSDLARQGWHDWLRAADVHGVSLEERYRFSDSTAALNAAVHGLGAALARDKIVTPYLAAGVLVRLPGPALKARWGYYVVHPAHKRLKPAARTFIDWLLALPTDDTHA, encoded by the coding sequence ATGGCCCTGCGCGCCGACCTGCTCCCTGCCCTGGCGGCATTCGAATCCGCCGCCCGCCACCAGAACTTCGCCCACGCCGCGGAGGAGCTGCACCTCACCGCGAGCGCGGTCAGCCACCACGTGCGCAAGCTGGAATCGCGCCTGGGCGTCGCCCTGTTCCAGCGCCATGCGCGCGGGGTCTCGCTCACCGCCGAAGGACGCCAGCTCGCCGACGCCGCAGGCAGCGCCATGGCCGACATGGAGAGCGTGGTGCGCAGCCTGCGCGTGGCGCGCACCGAGCAGGATCGCGTGCACATCACCACCCTGCACTCGCTCACCTACACCTGGCTGCAACCGCGCCTGCCGCAGTTCGCGGCGCTGCATCCGCACATCCGCCTCACCGTGGATACCGAAGTCGCGCTGACCCGCTTCGACGAGGGCGGCCCGGACCTGGGCATCCGCCATGGCCCTGGCCACTGGCCGGGCCTCACCGCACACCACCTGATGGACGACTACCTGTTTCCGGTGGCGTCGCCGAGCTTGCCCGGCGTGGACGCCGTGCGCGATCCCGCGCAGATCGCGCAGCTGCCGCTGGTGTCCGACCTCGCCCGCCAGGGCTGGCACGACTGGTTGCGCGCCGCCGACGTGCACGGCGTATCGCTGGAGGAACGCTACCGCTTCAGCGACAGCACCGCGGCGCTGAATGCCGCGGTCCACGGCCTGGGCGCGGCGTTGGCGCGCGACAAGATCGTCACGCCCTACCTCGCCGCCGGCGTGCTGGTGCGCCTGCCCGGCCCGGCGCTGAAGGCGCGCTGGGGCTATTACGTCGTCCATCCCGCGCACAAGCGGCTGAAGCCGGCCGCGCGCACGTTCATCGACTGGTTGCTGGCGCTGCCGACGGACGACACGCACGCCTGA
- a CDS encoding cupin domain-containing protein yields MGRLDAISVSTVQASLIDEIPAVRIGAGCTRRDLSSDGSVRVWVVDMEPGSTWPYVDDHDTGEHYYVVAGEVIEGRARYGIGTYVRFLPGTSHRPRTDTGVRLFGFNLDPSAMLAAREAASRAHRFNYSQG; encoded by the coding sequence ATGGGTCGACTGGATGCGATTTCGGTTTCCACCGTGCAGGCGTCGCTGATCGACGAGATCCCGGCCGTGCGCATCGGCGCGGGCTGCACGCGCCGCGACCTGTCCTCGGACGGCAGCGTGCGCGTGTGGGTGGTCGACATGGAACCGGGCAGCACCTGGCCCTATGTCGACGACCACGACACCGGCGAGCACTACTACGTGGTCGCAGGCGAGGTGATCGAAGGCCGCGCCCGTTACGGCATCGGCACCTACGTGCGCTTCCTGCCGGGCACCAGCCACCGCCCGCGCACGGACACCGGCGTGCGCCTGTTCGGCTTCAACCTCGATCCGTCGGCGATGCTCGCCGCACGCGAAGCCGCCAGCCGCGCGCATCGCTTCAACTACAGCCAGGGCTGA
- a CDS encoding phytoene desaturase family protein, whose product MSKSHYDVIVVGAGHNGLVAATYLAKAGKKVLVLDRLAHAGGQLSTLAFDEGARFDPLHAGAQLRADIVHDLGLARHGLADGRNPAPAYVSLLPDGRRLHLSTTPGDKATLESIRQFSPADALKWPEFVAFMERATAFLDAAYRTPMPRLPQVGFAEGWPLAKLAWPLRRLGGRDMFRVIRSMSMSTVEFTEEWFESEELKAAIAAVGIHGHTLGSMSAGTGYTLMHNWLNRGGLAHRPVAGGSVHVADALVAALTAHGGELRTHAGVRRIVVDKQRATGVVLDNGEEISAATVFSAADPRHTLLGLVGAPELPPEFVWHTQSIKMRGAVAKVHLLTDGRHGLPAGTLAVAPTLKYLERAFDAAKYGEISAQPYLEVTTAGDVVSIHFQFAPYKLRQQDWNAARASIEQRAVDTLAAHFPALKASIRQTRSLTPVDLEKTFGLTEGDPNHGQLILDQMFFMRPMPGWSDHRTPVDGLYLCGSGVHGGGGISGAPGRNAARALLKAKG is encoded by the coding sequence ATGAGCAAATCCCATTACGACGTGATCGTCGTCGGCGCCGGCCACAACGGCCTGGTCGCGGCGACCTACCTGGCCAAGGCCGGCAAGAAGGTGCTGGTGCTCGACCGCCTCGCGCACGCGGGCGGCCAACTGTCCACGCTCGCCTTCGACGAGGGCGCGCGCTTCGATCCGTTGCACGCCGGTGCGCAGTTGCGCGCGGACATCGTGCACGACCTCGGCCTCGCCCGGCATGGCCTGGCGGACGGCAGGAATCCCGCGCCCGCCTACGTCTCGCTGCTGCCGGACGGGCGCCGCCTGCACCTTTCGACGACGCCGGGCGACAAGGCGACGCTGGAATCCATCCGCCAGTTCTCGCCGGCCGATGCATTGAAGTGGCCGGAGTTCGTCGCCTTTATGGAACGCGCCACGGCGTTCCTCGACGCCGCCTACCGCACGCCGATGCCGCGCCTGCCGCAGGTCGGTTTCGCCGAAGGCTGGCCGCTCGCCAAGCTCGCGTGGCCGCTGCGCCGGCTTGGTGGTCGCGACATGTTCCGGGTGATCCGCTCTATGTCGATGTCGACGGTGGAGTTCACCGAGGAGTGGTTCGAATCGGAGGAACTCAAGGCCGCGATCGCCGCCGTCGGCATCCACGGCCATACCCTGGGCTCGATGTCCGCGGGCACCGGTTACACGCTGATGCACAACTGGCTCAACCGCGGCGGCCTCGCGCATCGCCCGGTCGCGGGTGGCAGCGTGCACGTGGCCGATGCGCTGGTCGCGGCGCTGACCGCGCACGGCGGCGAACTGCGCACCCATGCCGGCGTGCGGCGCATCGTCGTCGACAAGCAGCGCGCGACCGGCGTGGTGCTCGACAACGGTGAGGAAATCAGCGCGGCGACGGTGTTCTCCGCGGCCGACCCACGCCACACCCTGCTCGGCCTGGTCGGCGCGCCGGAACTGCCGCCCGAGTTCGTCTGGCACACCCAGTCGATCAAGATGCGCGGCGCCGTGGCCAAGGTGCACCTGCTCACCGACGGCCGCCACGGCCTGCCCGCCGGCACCCTCGCTGTCGCGCCGACGCTCAAGTACCTGGAACGCGCCTTCGACGCGGCCAAGTACGGCGAGATTTCCGCGCAGCCGTACCTGGAAGTGACGACGGCCGGCGACGTGGTGTCGATCCACTTCCAGTTCGCCCCGTACAAGCTGCGCCAGCAGGACTGGAACGCCGCGCGCGCCAGCATCGAACAGCGCGCGGTGGACACCCTCGCTGCGCATTTCCCGGCGTTGAAGGCCTCGATCCGCCAGACCCGCTCGCTCACGCCGGTCGACCTGGAAAAGACCTTCGGCCTGACCGAAGGCGATCCGAACCACGGCCAGCTGATCCTCGACCAGATGTTCTTCATGCGCCCGATGCCCGGCTGGTCGGACCACCGCACGCCTGTCGACGGCCTGTACCTGTGCGGCAGCGGCGTGCACGGCGGTGGCGGCATCAGCGGTGCACCGGGCCGCAATGCGGCGCGGGCGTTGCTGAAGGCGAAGGGCTAG
- a CDS encoding aromatic ring-hydroxylating oxygenase subunit alpha, producing MTFVPDVEDSQLHLQRAVAAQLQQPDAGLPRYFYRSAVTYQQELDNIFFKSWLYAGHASQIPHKGDYFLYEIAEESVIIARGEDDGIHALVNSCRHRGSRVCEASTGHCKTFVCPYHGWVYNTDGSLRAARHMEAMPDFRREDHGLKQVRVAVRFGLIFINFDPDAYDFNECLQQVDAQMAPYRLDQAKIAHRATYPVDANWKIALGNYLECYHCDTAHRAYSKIHTFKEREQVVAPINRAMWERAARETGVADIEKALYRMFREAPGFGACIYTSRYALFDGYRTGSRNGEPLAPLMGEFKGYDGGAGDYQFGPLTYMLNYPDHCLLFRYVPRGIDRTDMEIVWFVNGDAREGVDYDRDELAWLWHVTTLEDKRIMTLNAAGVNSRFFEPGPQHPEFEDTPKRFVDWYLHALAGDFSVVAPTVRAHRTSSCEMTAPE from the coding sequence ATGACCTTCGTTCCCGACGTGGAAGACAGCCAGCTACACCTGCAGCGCGCCGTCGCCGCGCAACTGCAGCAACCCGATGCCGGGCTGCCGCGCTATTTCTACCGTTCCGCGGTGACCTACCAGCAGGAACTGGACAACATCTTCTTCAAAAGCTGGCTGTACGCCGGCCACGCCAGCCAGATCCCGCACAAGGGCGATTACTTCCTGTACGAGATCGCCGAGGAATCGGTGATCATCGCCCGCGGCGAGGACGACGGCATCCATGCCCTGGTCAACTCCTGCCGCCACCGCGGCTCGCGCGTGTGCGAAGCCAGCACCGGGCACTGCAAGACCTTCGTCTGCCCGTACCACGGCTGGGTCTACAACACCGACGGCAGCCTGCGCGCCGCGCGGCACATGGAAGCGATGCCGGACTTCCGCCGCGAGGACCACGGCCTGAAGCAGGTCCGCGTGGCCGTTCGCTTCGGCCTGATCTTCATCAACTTCGATCCCGACGCCTACGACTTCAACGAATGCCTGCAGCAGGTCGATGCGCAGATGGCGCCGTACCGCCTGGACCAGGCGAAGATCGCGCACCGTGCGACCTACCCGGTCGACGCCAACTGGAAGATCGCGCTCGGCAACTACCTCGAGTGCTACCACTGCGACACCGCGCACCGCGCCTACTCGAAGATCCACACGTTCAAGGAACGCGAGCAGGTGGTCGCGCCGATCAACCGCGCGATGTGGGAACGCGCGGCGCGGGAAACCGGCGTCGCCGACATCGAGAAGGCGCTCTACCGCATGTTCCGCGAGGCACCCGGCTTCGGTGCGTGCATCTACACCAGCCGCTACGCGCTGTTCGACGGCTACCGCACCGGCAGCCGCAATGGCGAACCGCTGGCGCCGCTGATGGGCGAGTTCAAGGGCTATGACGGCGGCGCGGGCGACTACCAGTTCGGCCCGCTGACCTACATGCTCAACTACCCGGACCACTGCCTGCTGTTCCGCTACGTGCCGCGCGGCATCGACCGCACCGACATGGAGATCGTCTGGTTCGTCAACGGCGACGCGCGCGAAGGCGTCGACTACGACCGCGACGAACTGGCCTGGCTGTGGCACGTCACCACGCTGGAAGACAAGCGGATCATGACCCTCAACGCCGCGGGGGTGAATTCGCGCTTCTTCGAGCCCGGCCCGCAGCACCCGGAGTTCGAGGACACGCCCAAGCGCTTCGTCGACTGGTACCTGCACGCGCTGGCCGGCGACTTCAGCGTGGTGGCGCCGACGGTGCGCGCACACCGCACCAGTTCCTGCGAAATGACCGCACCCGAATAA
- a CDS encoding Pr6Pr family membrane protein: MTANASRRFALLIAAVAAAALVLQYVLLIQLTRDSIGPVLATVRFFSYFTILSNLLVLLVTAHAAVAREGAFAAPRMRGGVAMCVGVTMGIYFLVLSHLWQPQGAQQWADTALHYAVPSLYLLWWVLCVPHGTLRWRDLPRWLLFPLAYLGWVLARGAWVREYPYPFLDLTALDGATVARNIVGVFAVFVVVGGVLLLADRWLPSRRRALAT, from the coding sequence ATGACCGCCAATGCTTCGCGACGCTTCGCCCTGCTGATCGCCGCGGTGGCGGCCGCCGCGCTGGTCCTGCAGTACGTGCTGCTGATCCAGCTCACGCGGGACTCGATCGGACCGGTCCTGGCGACGGTGCGCTTCTTCAGCTACTTCACCATCCTCAGCAACCTGCTGGTGCTGCTGGTGACGGCGCACGCGGCCGTCGCGCGCGAAGGCGCGTTCGCCGCGCCGCGCATGCGAGGTGGCGTGGCGATGTGCGTCGGCGTGACCATGGGCATCTATTTCCTGGTGCTCAGCCACCTGTGGCAGCCGCAGGGCGCGCAGCAGTGGGCCGACACCGCGCTGCATTACGCGGTGCCGTCGCTGTACCTGCTGTGGTGGGTGCTGTGCGTGCCGCACGGCACGCTGCGCTGGCGCGACCTGCCGCGCTGGCTGCTGTTCCCGCTGGCCTACCTCGGCTGGGTGCTGGCACGCGGCGCGTGGGTGCGCGAGTACCCGTATCCGTTCCTCGATCTGACTGCGCTGGATGGTGCAACCGTCGCCCGCAACATCGTCGGCGTGTTCGCTGTCTTCGTGGTCGTTGGCGGAGTGTTGCTGCTGGCCGACCGCTGGCTGCCGTCGCGCCGCCGCGCGCTGGCGACATGA